A section of the Candidatus Cloacimonadota bacterium genome encodes:
- the tpx gene encoding thiol peroxidase, translating to MATVTLKGNPVQLYGDLPDRESKAPYFRLVKSDLSEVTIDDFKGKNLILNIFPSIDTSVCAMSVRKFNEAADKLPDTVVLGISHDLPFALQRHCAAEGLNNIIPLSAFRAPDFGKEYGLLITSGPMKGLLSRAVIGIDKEGKIIYTQLVPEIGNEPDYEKVLAVFK from the coding sequence ATGGCAACAGTAACTTTGAAAGGGAATCCGGTACAGCTTTATGGTGACTTACCGGATAGGGAATCCAAGGCACCATATTTCCGATTGGTTAAATCAGACCTCTCCGAGGTTACAATAGATGATTTCAAGGGAAAAAACTTGATCCTCAACATTTTCCCCAGTATTGATACATCTGTCTGTGCTATGTCGGTAAGAAAATTTAACGAAGCAGCTGATAAACTACCAGATACTGTAGTATTAGGAATTTCCCATGATCTTCCTTTTGCACTACAGCGCCATTGTGCAGCAGAGGGATTAAATAACATCATTCCTCTTTCTGCCTTTAGAGCTCCGGATTTTGGTAAAGAGTATGGATTATTAATTACTTCAGGTCCAATGAAGGGTTTACTCAGTAGAGCAGTAATTGGCATTGATAAAGAAGGAAAAATAATCTATACTCAATTAGTACCGGAAATAGGTAATGAACCTGACTATGAGAAGGTGTTAGCTGTTTTCAAATAA
- a CDS encoding methylated-DNA--[protein]-cysteine S-methyltransferase yields MKKQYRYHYDSPIGLLGIISSETDLLSISFLGTGKPKKQELNEIITETINQLKEYFSGKRKYFHLKLSFEGHTSFQKGVWQALSQIPYAKTASYSEIAKKISKEQAVRAVGNACGKNPFLIIIPCHRVLRKDGSFGGFSAGDDLKQKLLDHEYRFTK; encoded by the coding sequence ATGAAGAAACAATACAGATATCATTATGACTCTCCAATTGGTTTGTTAGGGATAATCTCTTCTGAAACAGATTTACTTTCAATCTCATTCCTTGGTACCGGGAAACCAAAGAAACAAGAATTAAATGAGATCATTACCGAGACTATCAACCAGTTAAAAGAGTATTTTTCCGGTAAGAGGAAGTATTTCCATTTAAAACTTAGCTTTGAAGGACATACATCTTTCCAAAAAGGTGTCTGGCAGGCATTAAGTCAGATTCCTTATGCCAAGACCGCATCATATAGTGAGATCGCAAAAAAAATAAGCAAGGAGCAGGCAGTCAGAGCTGTAGGGAATGCTTGTGGCAAAAATCCCTTTTTGATCATTATTCCCTGCCATAGAGTGTTGAGGAAAGATGGTTCCTTTGGCGGTTTCTCTGCCGGTGATGATCTGAAACAAAAACTACTCGATCACGAATATAGATTTACAAAGTAA
- a CDS encoding T9SS type A sorting domain-containing protein has translation MRERVIIAFLVLMFTMFTLLCAQMGEPIKINQEYEWILSAGQKGLRQAGDTVHLTYRTYGPGNDYSPQIVYTKSSEPFNEFSVLEIAEMMDHWGVIFGDPVLELMSDGRVLIFYPLYNIDDEIYHLMKTEISPEGIIVSTESIYQSVYTTAAVVNDDDNLHLLFKNGFEHELDIIDYHLFFDKYSSLDDVEGNVRFYGQDVIHGRVHSNTDIWIRQIGGGDNNGWPTFYGLVTTVGEIRVFGGGAYPIEQVFRGGLIENYQHFDLPGGADLIRRNGVRLFGESQSDNKIAFVNINGLLYNARIGHIEEIHPPEEFIIYDQYPPYGPIGNQIGVNYIARHDTTWVVMSGTLSNDTSYWVPFELWISGNVAGLQTWGSSHNIYIKDDLTYQNTIVGQPPDGGLDGEYPVNETDMLALVSEKSILIQYGYRDPTDGMRYKPNCNSVNIYGYLFALGDGQGETTPAGVHYKDGIFSFQYQFPKGSTPDQMFQGDFYTQIDLHLRRYPTSSLDPWPPGLDYPWYNPLWPEPGPIFSPGAPYSIPIPNPHGAPSVTYLRGSINLFGGFASRRCGYVRRSGNADYDTGIWDIDNHFFGHHSNGLTPPGGASGYDKNYFHDSRLEYLRPLDVPSSSILDGAANFAFHYWRQEEGSEDFSPVLSEDLIRFKDNLLIDAHNNRVAILMSNNLLLSDETGSNFQEFGLDITNDSIIDLVYSAEGIFILSQDKLQRFDPGSYELFTIDERILPNWEQGIATDVGNVFWAASINEEIIQFNVYNPTGDLLDQYIWQHGIVRHPGSDFENSKSPLGLIAQDNQIFLTLHIGLEEEAIAPGVGELYLANGILEYQSVDTVDLIPYPELYHYPNPVYRNIGNRSQAVNINFNLPQDSLVKINIYNIKGQLVKNLIKENFSRGNYTLQWDGRDSKNRSVAQGIYFYEMVTNNSNLVRKFLLLN, from the coding sequence ATGAGAGAGAGAGTAATCATAGCGTTTCTTGTTTTGATGTTCACAATGTTTACACTTCTATGTGCTCAAATGGGGGAGCCGATCAAGATCAATCAGGAATATGAGTGGATCTTATCTGCCGGGCAGAAAGGACTAAGACAGGCAGGAGATACCGTTCATCTAACTTATCGGACATATGGTCCAGGTAATGACTACTCCCCCCAAATAGTATATACTAAATCAAGCGAACCATTCAATGAGTTCTCGGTTCTGGAAATTGCGGAAATGATGGATCACTGGGGGGTGATCTTTGGAGATCCGGTATTGGAATTGATGTCCGACGGGAGAGTTCTCATTTTCTATCCACTTTATAACATCGATGATGAGATTTATCATTTAATGAAGACGGAAATAAGTCCCGAAGGAATTATTGTCTCTACTGAATCGATCTATCAGAGTGTTTACACAACAGCCGCTGTTGTCAACGATGACGACAATCTTCATCTCCTCTTTAAAAATGGTTTCGAACATGAGTTAGATATCATTGATTATCATTTATTCTTCGATAAATATAGCTCATTAGATGATGTAGAGGGGAATGTCAGGTTTTATGGGCAGGATGTAATTCATGGCAGAGTTCATAGTAATACTGACATCTGGATCAGACAGATCGGAGGGGGAGATAATAACGGTTGGCCAACCTTCTATGGACTGGTAACGACTGTCGGCGAAATAAGGGTTTTTGGTGGAGGTGCTTATCCGATAGAACAGGTATTCCGCGGTGGTTTGATCGAAAACTATCAACATTTTGATCTACCTGGAGGAGCAGATTTGATCAGGCGAAACGGAGTTAGGTTATTTGGAGAATCTCAGTCTGATAACAAAATTGCCTTTGTTAATATCAATGGTTTATTATATAATGCACGGATCGGTCATATTGAAGAAATTCATCCACCGGAAGAGTTTATTATTTACGATCAATATCCTCCTTATGGTCCTATAGGTAATCAAATAGGGGTCAATTATATCGCCAGACATGATACAACATGGGTTGTAATGAGCGGAACTCTGTCTAATGATACTTCTTATTGGGTTCCTTTTGAATTGTGGATTTCCGGTAATGTTGCAGGTTTACAGACATGGGGCAGTTCGCATAATATCTATATTAAAGATGATCTTACTTATCAAAACACTATCGTTGGTCAACCCCCTGATGGTGGTTTAGATGGTGAATATCCGGTCAATGAGACTGACATGTTAGCTCTCGTTTCTGAGAAATCTATTCTGATCCAGTATGGATACCGTGATCCTACCGATGGCATGAGATACAAACCTAACTGCAACAGTGTGAACATCTATGGTTATCTCTTTGCTCTCGGTGATGGTCAGGGAGAGACTACACCTGCAGGGGTTCATTATAAAGATGGGATCTTTTCTTTCCAGTATCAATTTCCCAAAGGATCTACCCCCGATCAAATGTTTCAAGGCGATTTTTATACCCAGATTGATCTGCACCTGCGAAGATATCCTACTTCATCTTTAGATCCTTGGCCTCCCGGTTTGGATTATCCTTGGTATAATCCGCTTTGGCCTGAACCCGGTCCTATCTTTAGTCCAGGAGCACCATATTCTATACCTATCCCCAATCCTCATGGAGCACCCAGTGTTACATACTTAAGGGGGTCTATCAATCTTTTCGGTGGTTTTGCCTCCAGAAGATGTGGTTATGTCCGTCGTAGCGGGAATGCAGATTACGATACCGGTATCTGGGATATAGATAATCACTTTTTTGGACATCACTCTAATGGATTAACTCCACCCGGTGGGGCAAGCGGTTATGATAAAAACTATTTTCATGATTCCCGCTTGGAGTATCTAAGACCACTCGATGTTCCGAGTAGTAGTATTTTAGATGGTGCAGCTAATTTTGCTTTTCATTATTGGAGGCAGGAAGAGGGCTCAGAGGATTTTAGTCCCGTTCTATCTGAGGATTTAATCCGCTTTAAGGATAACTTGTTGATTGACGCCCATAACAATAGAGTGGCTATCTTGATGAGTAACAATTTGCTGCTTTCTGATGAAACCGGTAGTAACTTTCAGGAATTTGGACTCGACATTACCAACGACAGTATTATTGATCTGGTTTATAGTGCCGAAGGGATCTTTATTTTGTCTCAAGATAAGCTGCAAAGATTTGATCCAGGGAGTTACGAACTGTTTACAATCGATGAACGAATACTGCCTAACTGGGAGCAAGGCATTGCAACGGATGTTGGGAATGTATTCTGGGCTGCTTCAATAAATGAGGAGATAATTCAATTCAATGTCTATAATCCTACTGGAGATCTGTTGGATCAATATATTTGGCAGCACGGTATTGTAAGACATCCAGGGAGTGATTTCGAAAACTCAAAAAGTCCTCTGGGTCTTATTGCTCAAGATAACCAGATCTTCCTTACTCTGCATATTGGCTTGGAAGAGGAAGCAATAGCTCCTGGAGTCGGTGAGCTCTATCTGGCTAACGGGATTTTGGAATATCAGTCAGTTGACACCGTAGATTTAATACCTTACCCTGAATTGTATCACTACCCAAACCCTGTTTATCGCAATATAGGCAACCGAAGTCAAGCAGTTAACATCAATTTCAATCTACCTCAAGATTCTCTTGTGAAGATAAACATTTACAATATCAAAGGACAGTTAGTGAAAAATCTCATTAAGGAAAACTTTTCTCGGGGTAATTATACTCTGCAATGGGATGGAAGAGACAGTAAGAACAGATCTGTTGCTCAAGGTATTTATTTTTATGAGATGGTGACTAACAACAGTAATTTAGTGCGAAAATTTTTGCTACTTAATTAG
- the lpxB gene encoding lipid-A-disaccharide synthase, producing the protein MSEPKKTIFWVAGENSGDLHSSMVLKALKEQGVDYRHIGIGGHRMQAEGFTPLFPFRKFSLMGFWEVLKSLPFIWRVEKETKKYFQNIKPDLVVLVDYPGLNLRLAKMAYELDIPVLYFICPQFWAWRHGRVKKLYEYTNFVASILPFEKELLDLHRVTSEYVGHPIAEEIKVEVDREQFARTFGLNPEKQWLGFMPGSRDTEIKKILPVFMEAIRKFSDEDYEFLLSKSHTVSNELFMSFIPVEMVKNIFIIDGYMYEMMKYSHFMAVTSGTATLETAFIGTPFIIVYKTSKISYTIAKELVRIKRIGLPNIILEDDVIPELIQDDVNGDKIYSNIKDYLSNQSEYNKIKTELAKIKDLLSEKSASKEVASIIERMVEKE; encoded by the coding sequence ATGAGTGAGCCAAAAAAGACAATCTTCTGGGTAGCTGGAGAAAATTCGGGTGATTTGCATTCCTCGATGGTATTGAAAGCGTTAAAGGAACAAGGTGTTGATTATCGTCATATAGGGATTGGTGGTCACCGTATGCAGGCGGAAGGTTTCACTCCATTATTCCCCTTTCGCAAGTTTTCTTTAATGGGTTTTTGGGAGGTATTAAAAAGTTTGCCTTTCATCTGGCGAGTGGAAAAAGAGACCAAGAAATACTTTCAGAATATCAAGCCCGATTTGGTAGTCCTGGTAGATTATCCGGGGCTTAATCTCAGATTAGCCAAGATGGCTTATGAACTCGATATTCCGGTCCTATACTTTATTTGTCCGCAATTTTGGGCATGGCGGCACGGTAGAGTAAAAAAATTGTATGAATATACTAATTTTGTTGCTTCCATTCTCCCTTTTGAAAAGGAGTTGCTCGATTTACATCGGGTAACTTCCGAATATGTAGGTCATCCAATAGCTGAAGAGATAAAGGTAGAGGTGGATCGAGAACAATTTGCCCGTACATTTGGTTTGAATCCGGAGAAGCAATGGCTCGGATTTATGCCTGGCAGTAGAGACACTGAGATCAAGAAGATACTCCCCGTTTTTATGGAAGCGATCAGGAAATTCTCCGATGAAGATTACGAGTTCCTTCTCTCAAAATCTCATACTGTCAGCAACGAGCTTTTTATGAGTTTCATACCCGTAGAAATGGTTAAAAATATCTTTATTATTGACGGCTATATGTATGAGATGATGAAATACTCACATTTTATGGCAGTAACATCGGGAACAGCTACTTTAGAAACGGCATTTATCGGTACTCCGTTCATAATCGTCTATAAAACGAGTAAAATATCCTATACAATAGCTAAGGAATTGGTCAGGATCAAACGCATCGGTTTACCGAATATCATCTTAGAGGATGATGTCATACCGGAACTCATTCAGGACGATGTCAACGGTGATAAGATATACAGCAACATAAAAGATTATCTTTCTAATCAGAGTGAATACAATAAGATTAAAACCGAACTGGCAAAAATAAAGGACCTACTCAGTGAGAAATCTGCATCAAAAGAGGTTGCTTCAATAATCGAGAGGATGGTAGAGAAGGAATAG
- a CDS encoding lysophospholipid acyltransferase family protein, producing the protein MLTKLLFFLEKHLVCWMILLLGKTLIYREQTPRPATPCIYVFWHRNIIPLMYLYRKQNVAIIVSQSKEGEIIAGPTELLGYKVVRGSSTRRGTEALLQFLKIAGEHSLAVTPDGPLGPREVLKKSILFMAYHTNLPLIPMAVDIDREWLFPTWDLFRVPKPKSIISVSCGEPVFINTKEEIESKMTEFQFEMDRLQYVNRDYRNREIQER; encoded by the coding sequence ATGTTAACAAAGCTGCTCTTTTTTCTGGAAAAGCATCTTGTGTGTTGGATGATTCTTCTTCTCGGGAAAACGTTGATTTATCGAGAACAGACACCACGACCGGCAACCCCCTGTATTTACGTTTTCTGGCATCGCAATATCATCCCTCTGATGTATCTCTACAGAAAGCAAAATGTTGCTATTATCGTGTCTCAATCGAAAGAGGGTGAGATCATTGCCGGACCAACCGAGTTACTTGGTTATAAAGTAGTTCGGGGATCTTCCACAAGAAGAGGTACGGAGGCATTGCTTCAGTTCCTGAAAATAGCCGGTGAACATAGCTTAGCTGTAACACCTGACGGACCGTTAGGTCCTCGTGAAGTTTTAAAGAAAAGTATATTATTTATGGCTTATCATACCAACTTGCCGTTAATCCCTATGGCTGTTGATATTGACCGGGAATGGCTCTTCCCGACTTGGGATCTCTTTCGGGTACCAAAACCAAAGAGCATTATCAGCGTCTCTTGTGGAGAACCGGTGTTTATCAACACCAAAGAGGAAATAGAGAGCAAAATGACAGAATTCCAATTTGAAATGGACAGATTACAGTATGTAAATAGAGATTATCGGAATAGAGAAATACAAGAAAGATAG
- a CDS encoding pyridoxal phosphate-dependent aminotransferase, which yields MKLSQRAYDVQASPIRKLMPYANSAKQKGIKVYHLNIGQPDIETPQVMMDAYHRFSEKVLGYGPSQGLDEYRQGLAGYYQKCGLKVEADDIIVTVAGSEAIVFAFYVTCNEGDEIIIPEPLYTNYNGFATMAGIKIVPLTTFAENGFALPTKEEIAKLITPRTRAIMLCNPGNPTGTVYTKEELQRVVELAKEHNLFVISDEVYREFVYDGLHHTSILEFTDISDRTMIVDSVSKRYSACGARVGCIVSKNRDLMAAVLKFAQARLCPPTIDQYASNACLELGDDYFTGIIKEYTKRRDLVYAELQKNPEIVCTKPGGAFYIFPKLPVMDAEKFIIWLLSEFEIDGETVMAAPAEGFYATPERGKDELRIAYVLNTDALLKAMNILLTGLERYRKIEE from the coding sequence ATGAAATTATCACAACGAGCTTATGATGTACAGGCATCACCGATCCGTAAACTGATGCCTTATGCTAATTCAGCCAAACAAAAGGGGATCAAGGTCTATCATCTCAATATCGGACAACCTGACATTGAGACCCCACAAGTAATGATGGATGCTTACCATCGCTTCAGTGAAAAGGTTTTAGGGTATGGACCTTCGCAAGGTTTAGATGAATACCGTCAGGGGCTTGCCGGTTATTATCAAAAATGCGGACTGAAGGTTGAAGCGGATGACATAATCGTCACCGTAGCGGGTTCGGAAGCTATTGTTTTTGCCTTTTATGTTACCTGTAACGAAGGTGATGAGATCATTATACCGGAACCTTTATACACCAACTATAATGGCTTTGCCACAATGGCAGGCATCAAGATCGTTCCTTTAACTACCTTTGCCGAAAATGGTTTTGCTTTGCCAACTAAAGAAGAGATCGCAAAATTGATAACTCCGAGAACGAGAGCCATAATGCTCTGTAATCCCGGTAATCCTACAGGAACGGTCTATACTAAGGAGGAATTACAGAGAGTAGTAGAATTAGCCAAGGAGCATAATCTCTTTGTCATTTCTGATGAGGTTTATCGTGAGTTTGTATATGATGGTTTGCATCATACCAGCATTTTGGAATTTACCGATATATCTGACCGGACGATGATAGTTGACAGTGTCTCTAAAAGATATAGTGCCTGTGGTGCACGAGTAGGATGTATCGTATCGAAGAACAGAGATCTGATGGCTGCTGTACTGAAATTTGCTCAAGCACGGCTCTGCCCCCCCACTATTGATCAATATGCCTCAAATGCCTGTTTAGAGCTTGGTGATGATTATTTTACAGGAATAATCAAGGAGTATACTAAACGTCGTGATCTGGTTTATGCTGAATTGCAAAAAAATCCTGAGATAGTATGTACTAAGCCGGGTGGAGCTTTTTATATTTTCCCCAAACTACCTGTTATGGATGCTGAGAAATTCATCATCTGGCTGTTAAGTGAATTCGAAATAGACGGAGAGACGGTAATGGCAGCTCCGGCTGAAGGATTCTATGCCACACCTGAACGTGGTAAAGATGAATTGAGAATAGCTTATGTGCTTAATACTGATGCCCTGCTCAAAGCAATGAATATCTTGCTGACAGGTCTGGAAAGATACCGCAAGATAGAAGAATAA
- a CDS encoding sugar phosphate isomerase/epimerase, with protein MNERFYGKIDLNEEIHQNLTLLKELELNLELCITDSSYLYEKYQPFARTLAHTISELNLRTIFHLPFYGLQLGCKDTYIRKLSYEIIIQGLKRCSELNMKRAVMHVATPSYIPAIGLEKWLQSFYQNLEKILGYCEEKDITLLLENTFEPDPEIFATIFQRFPSDKLSICLDIAHIYCYSEANFLDWWSSLSQKIQHIHLSDNNGEEDSHLALGEGIIDFQEVFEHSFTLPVTYTLETEKSCFRKSIHYLKSLITPQEKIS; from the coding sequence ATGAATGAGAGATTTTACGGCAAAATAGACCTTAATGAAGAGATTCATCAAAATCTAACATTATTAAAAGAGCTGGAGCTAAATCTGGAATTGTGCATTACCGACTCATCTTATCTTTATGAAAAATATCAACCATTTGCAAGAACATTAGCGCATACTATTTCCGAACTGAATCTTAGAACAATATTCCATCTACCCTTTTATGGATTACAGCTTGGTTGCAAGGATACCTACATTCGAAAACTATCTTATGAAATTATCATACAGGGATTGAAACGCTGTTCTGAGCTAAATATGAAAAGGGCAGTAATGCATGTTGCAACCCCTTCTTATATACCAGCAATAGGTTTGGAAAAATGGTTACAGAGCTTTTATCAAAATCTGGAGAAAATACTCGGATACTGTGAAGAAAAAGATATTACACTTTTGTTAGAGAATACTTTTGAACCGGATCCGGAGATCTTTGCAACCATTTTCCAGCGTTTTCCATCGGATAAGTTATCAATATGTCTTGATATAGCACATATTTATTGTTATTCTGAAGCTAATTTCCTTGATTGGTGGAGTTCTCTCAGTCAAAAAATACAACATATTCATCTGAGTGATAATAACGGTGAAGAGGATAGTCATCTTGCTCTGGGAGAGGGTATTATTGATTTTCAGGAAGTGTTCGAGCACAGTTTTACTCTACCTGTTACTTACACATTAGAGACCGAAAAATCCTGTTTTAGAAAGTCAATCCATTATTTAAAGAGTTTGATAACCCCCCAAGAGAAAATTTCATGA
- the ligA gene encoding NAD-dependent DNA ligase LigA, which yields MTTEEKRIEKEIKRLRKLIEKHNQLYYLFTEPEISDYEYDQLLKKLTELEERYPQFKSKESPTAKVGDDIRLIAKVIEHKVRMFSLDNAYTLEEVESFLKRAAKNTDNTFLPVTLELKIDGFSINLYYENGDLQYATTRGDGFKGEEVTENVKMISSIPQKIGYYKPIEVRGEIYLPVSEFQRINLEREKVGGKIFANPRNAAAGTIKVKNSELVAERKLNSLIYSVGIFNNKDIKTQCELLDFLRNLGFNVSPHNKLAINFAEITEYCQCWEKKRAELEYDIDGVVIKINDLSIQQELGFTDKNPRWAIAYKFKAEEKSTELLDVLYSVGRTGAVTPTAILKPVFISGSTVSRATLHNEDEIARLDLHYGDTVTLIKSGEIIPKILRVERSLRKPDALPVKFPSSCPECHTPLTKEPEGVIRYCNNINCPAQIQRRIEHFVSRKAMDIEGLGEALIAKLLENNIIGNLEDIYHIDYQKVLALENQGEKSVYNLKQAIEKSIEQPFDRILFALGIRYVGDKTAKIISEHFSDLSSLKHASIEDFLQVEEIGEKIAQSLYDFWHNEESLKTVEALQKAGLKFQAKKKIKSDKLNGKSFLITGTLARYTRDEANKLIEENGGRVISAVSKKLDYLVVGENPGSKIQKAEQIGTIKIINEDKLLELLKSGSDE from the coding sequence GTGACAACAGAAGAAAAAAGAATCGAGAAGGAAATAAAAAGATTAAGAAAATTGATCGAAAAACATAATCAGCTCTATTATCTATTCACAGAGCCGGAGATAAGCGATTATGAATATGATCAACTCCTGAAGAAACTGACTGAACTGGAAGAGAGGTATCCCCAGTTCAAAAGCAAAGAATCACCAACTGCCAAGGTGGGTGATGATATCAGACTGATAGCAAAAGTCATTGAGCATAAAGTCAGAATGTTCAGTCTTGATAATGCCTATACTTTGGAAGAAGTAGAATCCTTTCTCAAAAGAGCTGCTAAAAATACAGATAATACTTTTCTGCCAGTGACCTTAGAGCTGAAAATTGATGGCTTCAGTATCAACCTTTATTATGAAAATGGTGATCTGCAATACGCAACAACACGGGGTGATGGTTTCAAAGGAGAAGAGGTCACCGAAAATGTTAAGATGATATCCTCTATACCACAAAAGATAGGCTATTATAAACCGATTGAAGTCAGAGGAGAAATTTATCTGCCAGTTTCCGAATTTCAAAGAATAAATCTTGAGAGGGAAAAAGTGGGAGGAAAAATCTTCGCCAATCCCCGCAATGCCGCAGCAGGAACTATTAAGGTCAAAAATAGTGAGTTAGTTGCAGAACGAAAACTCAATTCTCTGATCTATTCAGTAGGAATATTTAACAATAAAGATATCAAAACACAATGTGAATTGCTCGATTTTCTGAGAAACCTTGGTTTTAATGTTAGTCCTCATAACAAGCTGGCTATTAATTTTGCCGAAATAACTGAATACTGTCAATGCTGGGAAAAGAAACGTGCCGAGCTTGAATACGATATTGATGGTGTAGTGATCAAAATTAATGACCTTAGTATTCAACAAGAACTGGGCTTTACAGATAAAAACCCCCGTTGGGCTATCGCTTATAAATTCAAAGCAGAAGAAAAGAGTACCGAACTGCTGGATGTTCTCTATAGTGTCGGAAGAACAGGTGCAGTAACACCAACAGCTATTCTGAAACCTGTTTTCATTTCAGGTTCCACGGTCTCAAGGGCAACGTTGCATAATGAAGATGAGATCGCTCGTTTAGACCTGCATTATGGTGATACTGTGACACTGATCAAATCGGGTGAAATCATCCCCAAAATCCTCAGAGTTGAACGATCATTACGCAAACCGGATGCTTTACCTGTTAAATTCCCTTCTTCCTGTCCGGAATGCCATACCCCCTTAACTAAAGAACCGGAAGGGGTAATTCGCTATTGTAATAATATCAACTGTCCGGCACAAATACAAAGACGCATCGAACATTTCGTTTCTCGTAAAGCTATGGATATCGAGGGATTAGGTGAAGCATTAATAGCTAAGCTATTGGAGAATAATATTATAGGCAACCTGGAAGATATCTATCATATTGATTATCAAAAGGTTTTGGCTTTGGAAAACCAGGGTGAAAAGTCTGTTTATAACTTGAAACAAGCCATCGAAAAATCTATCGAACAACCATTCGACAGGATTCTCTTTGCTCTCGGTATCCGTTATGTGGGAGATAAAACAGCAAAGATCATTTCCGAACACTTTTCTGATCTTTCATCACTCAAACATGCCAGTATTGAGGATTTTTTGCAGGTTGAAGAGATTGGAGAAAAGATCGCTCAATCTTTATATGACTTCTGGCACAATGAAGAGAGTCTAAAAACCGTCGAAGCATTACAAAAAGCCGGCTTGAAGTTTCAAGCAAAGAAGAAAATAAAGAGTGATAAGCTAAATGGTAAAAGTTTTTTAATAACTGGGACACTTGCACGTTATACCAGAGATGAAGCAAATAAATTGATAGAGGAAAATGGAGGGAGAGTGATCTCAGCAGTTAGTAAAAAGTTAGACTATTTAGTTGTTGGTGAGAATCCCGGTTCCAAGATTCAGAAAGCTGAACAAATAGGAACTATTAAAATAATCAACGAAGATAAACTGTTAGAACTCCTTAAAAGCGGGTCAGATGAGTAA